A genomic stretch from Nitrospirota bacterium includes:
- the fliR gene encoding flagellar biosynthetic protein FliR — protein sequence MNMDISQYIPNFLFILLRAGIVLMLMPVFGSQSFPPQFRIGLAVAIALVLAPVIPFQVARAEIPAVVAREVMFGMVFGLAARFIFFSVDMAGQVMSNATGLSMATLFNPEIGQSTEISQLYGIITMLLFLAMDIHHDLIAVFVRSYEWLPAGAASAGALAAAGVSFATKLFVIALKISAPVIIAMFIANLLMGFIYKAAPQINIFFVGYPVHLFVGFLVMLISIPVFVLVMGGYFNGLKDELSRVVVMMKG from the coding sequence ATGAATATGGATATAAGCCAATATATACCCAACTTCCTCTTCATCCTCCTGCGGGCGGGCATCGTCCTCATGCTGATGCCCGTCTTCGGCAGCCAGAGCTTTCCGCCTCAGTTCCGGATCGGCCTGGCCGTGGCCATCGCCCTCGTCCTGGCGCCGGTAATCCCGTTCCAGGTCGCCCGGGCGGAGATCCCCGCGGTCGTGGCCCGGGAGGTCATGTTCGGCATGGTCTTCGGCCTTGCCGCGCGCTTCATCTTCTTCTCCGTGGACATGGCGGGCCAGGTCATGAGCAACGCGACCGGCCTGTCCATGGCGACCCTGTTCAATCCCGAGATCGGCCAGTCCACGGAGATCTCGCAGCTCTACGGCATCATCACGATGCTCCTGTTCCTGGCCATGGACATCCACCATGATCTCATCGCCGTGTTCGTCAGGAGCTATGAGTGGCTTCCGGCGGGCGCGGCCAGCGCGGGGGCGCTTGCCGCGGCCGGCGTTTCCTTCGCGACGAAGCTCTTCGTCATCGCGCTCAAGATCAGCGCACCGGTGATCATCGCCATGTTCATCGCGAACCTGCTCATGGGCTTCATCTACAAGGCCGCGCCGCAGATCAACATCTTCTTCGTGGGGTATCCGGTCCACCTCTTCGTCGGGTTTCTGGTGATGCTGATCAGCATCCCCGTGTTCGTGCTGGTGATGGGCGGGTATTTCAACGGCCTTAAGGATGAGCTGAGCCGTGTTGTCGTGATGATGAAAGGCTGA
- the fliQ gene encoding flagellar biosynthesis protein FliQ: MTIDMVKELSGEVFKTILIVSSPVLLVSLVVGLVISLFQAVTQIQEFTLTFVPKIIAVFVCLFLFFPWIAQTLMTFTTNLITNIPAYIR, from the coding sequence ATGACGATAGACATGGTAAAAGAACTGTCCGGCGAAGTGTTCAAGACGATCCTCATCGTGTCGAGCCCGGTGCTGCTCGTGAGCCTCGTGGTCGGGCTCGTCATCAGCCTGTTCCAGGCCGTGACGCAGATCCAGGAATTCACGCTCACCTTCGTGCCGAAGATCATCGCCGTATTCGTCTGCCTGTTCCTGTTCTTCCCGTGGATCGCTCAGACGCTGATGACCTTCACGACGAATTTGATAACGAACATACCGGCGTATATCCGGTGA
- the fliM gene encoding flagellar motor switch protein FliM encodes MSDILSQDEVDALLKGVRSGDIDTETAKQKIMSGIRPYDLTSQERIVRGRMPGLEMANERFARFFRNTVSGLMMKFVDVSIHNLQIIKFGEFMKTIPFPSSINIFKMEPLKGYSLLVVEAPLVFAFVEFFFGGATARHVKSEGRAFTSIEQGVIRKVIAMALNDLSMAWAGIETITPEHVGSEMNPQFVTIVTPSEIVIKVEVHIEVEDFTGKLFFCVPYSMIEPVKEKLYSGIQGDKLELDQRWVERLKNILMGSPVEISAEMGQVNVLFGDLMSLKVGDVLTLNRCTSDNLTIKVQDIPKFAGQPGFSRGTQAIRINKILTK; translated from the coding sequence ATGAGCGACATCCTCTCACAAGACGAAGTTGATGCATTGCTGAAGGGCGTCCGGTCGGGAGACATCGACACCGAGACGGCCAAGCAGAAGATCATGTCCGGCATCAGGCCCTACGACCTGACGAGCCAGGAGCGCATCGTGCGGGGCAGGATGCCGGGGCTCGAGATGGCGAACGAGCGGTTCGCCCGGTTCTTCCGGAACACGGTCTCCGGCCTGATGATGAAGTTCGTGGACGTGAGCATCCACAACCTGCAGATCATCAAGTTCGGCGAATTCATGAAGACCATCCCCTTCCCCTCGAGCATCAATATTTTCAAGATGGAGCCGCTCAAGGGATACTCCCTGCTGGTCGTGGAGGCGCCCCTCGTATTCGCCTTCGTGGAGTTCTTCTTCGGCGGCGCAACGGCGCGGCACGTCAAGTCCGAGGGCAGGGCCTTCACGTCCATCGAGCAGGGCGTGATCCGGAAGGTCATCGCCATGGCGCTCAACGACCTGTCCATGGCCTGGGCCGGCATCGAGACGATCACACCGGAGCATGTCGGCTCCGAGATGAACCCCCAGTTCGTGACGATCGTGACGCCCAGCGAGATCGTTATCAAGGTCGAGGTCCACATCGAAGTCGAGGATTTCACCGGCAAGCTCTTCTTCTGCGTTCCCTACTCCATGATCGAGCCGGTGAAGGAGAAGCTCTATTCGGGCATCCAGGGCGACAAGCTCGAGCTGGACCAGCGATGGGTGGAGCGACTCAAGAATATCCTCATGGGCTCGCCGGTCGAAATCTCCGCCGAGATGGGCCAGGTCAACGTCCTGTTCGGCGACCTCATGAGCCTCAAGGTGGGCGATGTGCTGACACTGAACCGGTGCACGAGCGACAACCTCACCATCAAGGTGCAGGACATCCCGAAATTCGCGGGACAGCCCGGCTTCAGCCGGGGCACGCAGGCCATACGTATCAATAAGATTTTGACGAAATGA
- a CDS encoding sigma-54 dependent transcriptional regulator — MHRVLVIEDDETVQDVLRSFLIAKGFEVTIAKTGEAGLDQLRAEKFDLVLTDLVMPGITGMDVLKEVSASKLSAPVIVMTAYGTVQTAVEAMRIGAFDYVTKPFNLEELMIVIDKALSLSKLQKENVMLKMQLKKKYNFKGLIGDAPLMQAVYEMIEKIADTDSTVLITGESGTGKELIAKTIHYNNISRAGGPFVPLNCAAIPKDLLESELFGHEKGAFTGAINTRIGRFELAQGGTLFLDEVGELDPALQVKLLRVLQEREFERVGGIKTIKVDVRILAATNKDLEKATKEGTFREDLYYRLNVIPLHLPPLRSRVEDISLLIAHFVQEFSKKRKREPFTFSPEALECLMKYRWPGNVRELENLIERLTILVSGKIVRVADLPEKLHQMALPHLDKAERPAPGLQDATAGATARPAGIEIGDEGVDLNRMVGDVERSLIMQALQRTGGVRSKAAQLLGLNRTTLLEKMKKMGIDMQKK; from the coding sequence ATGCATAGAGTTCTTGTCATAGAAGACGATGAAACCGTCCAGGATGTTCTCCGGTCTTTTTTGATCGCAAAGGGATTCGAGGTTACGATTGCGAAGACCGGCGAGGCAGGCCTGGACCAGCTGCGCGCCGAGAAGTTCGATCTCGTTCTGACCGACCTCGTCATGCCCGGCATCACGGGCATGGATGTGCTGAAGGAAGTCTCCGCATCGAAGCTGAGCGCTCCCGTTATCGTCATGACGGCCTACGGAACGGTCCAAACCGCGGTCGAGGCTATGAGGATCGGTGCGTTCGACTACGTCACGAAACCCTTCAACCTCGAAGAGCTCATGATCGTGATCGACAAGGCGCTCTCCCTATCGAAGCTGCAAAAAGAGAACGTGATGCTCAAGATGCAGCTCAAGAAGAAGTACAATTTCAAGGGCCTCATCGGCGACGCGCCCCTCATGCAGGCCGTGTACGAGATGATCGAGAAGATCGCAGACACGGACAGCACGGTCCTCATCACAGGCGAGAGCGGGACCGGTAAGGAACTGATCGCCAAAACGATCCACTACAACAACATCAGCAGGGCGGGGGGCCCCTTCGTCCCGCTCAATTGCGCAGCCATCCCCAAGGATTTGCTCGAATCCGAGCTCTTCGGCCACGAAAAAGGAGCGTTCACCGGGGCCATCAACACCCGGATCGGCCGGTTCGAGCTTGCCCAGGGAGGCACGCTCTTCCTCGACGAGGTCGGCGAGCTGGATCCCGCGCTCCAGGTAAAACTGCTCCGTGTGCTGCAGGAGCGGGAGTTCGAGCGGGTGGGCGGGATCAAGACGATCAAAGTGGATGTGCGCATCCTTGCCGCCACGAACAAGGACCTGGAAAAAGCCACCAAGGAAGGCACGTTCCGGGAGGACCTGTATTACCGCCTGAATGTCATTCCGCTCCATCTTCCCCCGCTCAGGAGCAGGGTAGAGGACATCTCCCTCCTGATCGCTCACTTCGTACAGGAGTTCTCGAAGAAAAGGAAGCGCGAACCCTTCACCTTCTCGCCGGAGGCGCTGGAATGCCTGATGAAGTACCGCTGGCCGGGCAATGTGCGCGAACTGGAGAACCTCATTGAGCGCCTCACGATCCTGGTGAGCGGCAAGATCGTTCGGGTAGCAGACCTTCCGGAAAAGCTGCATCAGATGGCCCTGCCTCATCTGGACAAGGCAGAGCGTCCAGCGCCGGGCCTGCAGGATGCGACTGCCGGGGCGACGGCCCGTCCCGCCGGGATCGAGATCGGCGACGAGGGCGTTGATCTGAACCGCATGGTCGGCGACGTGGAGCGGAGCCTGATCATGCAGGCCCTTCAGAGGACCGGCGGCGTCCGGAGCAAGGCGGCCCAGCTGCTCGGCCTCAACCGGACCACGCTTCTGGAAAAGATGAAAAAGATGGGCATCGATATGCAGAAGAAGTAA
- a CDS encoding EscU/YscU/HrcU family type III secretion system export apparatus switch protein: MAETESEDRTEQATPRRRQKAREEGRIARSRELVGMASLGGILSVFYLAGTSFMRNLAGLTGRLLGLRYGRDSLAVIRSASLEMMWILAPFFAAAVAAALLSSLAQGGFLVKPLSFDLERINPLKGFKNLFSITALPGFLKSLLKFVLGVTIFYLVMKKVLLALPVASALEIGDIQRLAGALVGKAVLYMFGTFFVLAGADYAYEWWKLERSLRMTKDEIREEFRESEGDPLIKAKIKALQKDMARRRMMEAVPKATVVITNPTHIAVALSYRKEESEAPRVVAKGKGFVAQKIKEIARSHRIPLVEDKPLARALVKLKLDAAIPAELYRAVAKILAYIYKLRGAAA; this comes from the coding sequence ATGGCTGAAACAGAGAGCGAAGACAGGACAGAACAGGCAACACCCCGGCGGCGCCAGAAAGCGCGCGAAGAGGGCCGCATTGCGCGGAGCCGCGAACTCGTCGGCATGGCGTCCCTGGGCGGCATCCTGTCCGTGTTCTACCTGGCCGGGACCTCTTTCATGAGGAACCTGGCCGGCCTGACCGGCAGGCTGCTCGGCCTGCGGTACGGGCGCGACTCCCTCGCGGTCATCCGGTCGGCCTCCCTCGAGATGATGTGGATCCTGGCCCCCTTTTTCGCGGCCGCAGTGGCCGCCGCCCTGCTGTCGAGCCTTGCCCAGGGCGGGTTCCTGGTCAAGCCGCTGAGCTTCGACCTTGAACGGATCAACCCGCTCAAGGGGTTCAAGAACCTCTTCTCGATCACCGCCCTCCCGGGCTTTCTGAAGAGCCTCCTCAAGTTCGTGCTCGGCGTGACGATCTTCTATCTCGTCATGAAAAAGGTCCTCCTGGCCCTTCCCGTGGCCTCGGCCCTGGAGATCGGCGATATTCAGAGACTTGCCGGCGCCCTGGTCGGCAAGGCGGTCCTCTACATGTTCGGGACGTTCTTCGTGCTGGCCGGGGCCGACTATGCCTACGAATGGTGGAAGCTCGAGCGGTCCCTGCGCATGACCAAGGATGAGATCCGCGAGGAGTTCCGCGAATCCGAGGGCGACCCGCTCATCAAGGCGAAGATCAAGGCGCTGCAGAAGGACATGGCCCGCCGCAGGATGATGGAGGCCGTTCCCAAGGCCACCGTGGTGATCACGAACCCGACCCACATCGCGGTCGCGCTGTCCTACCGGAAGGAAGAGAGCGAGGCCCCGCGGGTCGTGGCCAAGGGCAAGGGGTTCGTGGCGCAGAAGATCAAGGAGATCGCCCGCAGCCACCGCATCCCCCTGGTCGAGGACAAGCCGCTGGCGCGCGCCCTCGTGAAGTTAAAGCTCGATGCGGCGATCCCGGCGGAGCTGTACCGGGCGGTCGCGAAGATCCTGGCGTACATCTATAAGCTGCGGGGCGCCGCGGCATGA
- the fliP gene encoding flagellar type III secretion system pore protein FliP (The bacterial flagellar biogenesis protein FliP forms a type III secretion system (T3SS)-type pore required for flagellar assembly.): MQLNDPVIEVFLIISFLSFLPAMLVMFTSFTRIVVVLSFLRQAIGGQQIPPNMVIIGLAVFLTFFIMSPVVDVITKDAIGPYLDKKITMQQALAVASPPIKGFMLRQTRQKDIALFLNIAKTPVPATPDELPLRIVVPAFAISELKTAFEIGFLIYLPFLIIDVVVSSVLLSMGMMMLPPVLVSLPFKLLLFVLVDGWNLVVGSLVRSFQ, encoded by the coding sequence ATGCAGTTAAATGATCCCGTTATAGAGGTTTTTCTGATCATCAGCTTCCTGTCGTTCCTCCCGGCGATGCTGGTGATGTTCACCTCCTTCACGAGGATCGTGGTGGTGCTCTCCTTCCTCCGCCAGGCGATCGGAGGCCAGCAGATCCCGCCGAACATGGTCATCATCGGCCTGGCCGTGTTCCTCACGTTCTTCATCATGTCGCCGGTCGTGGACGTGATCACGAAGGACGCCATCGGGCCCTACCTGGACAAGAAGATTACGATGCAGCAGGCGCTGGCGGTCGCGTCGCCGCCGATCAAGGGGTTCATGCTGCGCCAGACGCGCCAGAAGGACATTGCCCTGTTCCTGAACATAGCGAAGACACCGGTCCCGGCCACGCCGGACGAGCTGCCCCTCCGGATCGTGGTGCCGGCCTTCGCGATCAGCGAGCTCAAAACGGCCTTCGAGATCGGCTTTCTCATCTACCTGCCCTTCCTGATCATCGACGTCGTGGTCTCGAGCGTCCTGCTCTCCATGGGTATGATGATGCTGCCGCCGGTCCTCGTGTCCCTGCCGTTCAAGCTGCTGCTCTTCGTGCTGGTGGACGGGTGGAACCTCGTGGTGGGATCGCTGGTAAGGAGCTTTCAATGA
- the flhA gene encoding flagellar biosynthesis protein FlhA, protein MAFIATLQQRGDVIVSVSVVSILGVMILPVPAFVLDILLSFSISLAVVILVSAVTIKRPLDLSAFPSILLMTTLYRLSLNIASTRLVLLKGNEGVDAAGQVIKSFGNFVVGGNFAVGFIVFIILVIINFVVITKGSGRIAEVAARFALDAMPGKQMAVDADLNAGLIDEATARKRRQLVAQEADFYGAMDGASKFVRGDAIAGVLITFINIIGGFTIGTLQKGMPMAEAAKTYTILTIGDGLVAQIPALLVSTAAGIVVSRAGTESDIGKDITRQLFINPKVMLTAGGIMAFLGMVPGLPHVPFFLLSAASGGLAYALAQTAAEEKKEELQKAEAAPPQEPAIETFIELEPLTFEIGYGLIPLVDAGRPELLNKIKAMRRQLASDLGFVVPSIHIKDNLQLRPHEYTLMIRGIEVARSEVMIGHHLAVPSGGAQRIEGVPTKEPAFGMPAFWIQERDVEQAQTRGYMVVNTATAIVTHLTEVIKSHAWELLTRNEVQSLLDSVSKNYPKLVDELIPSNLTLGGLQRVLQNLLKERVPINDLITILETLLDYAASTKDAEVLTEFVRQSLARYITKQYTLSDGGVHVLTLDPRFERALIQAMEAGGAINPDVVTKLMRTIETAMAGDRMRGMQPIILCSTQARRFLRKIVERFLPAIVVLSNAELAPTARLYTTGVLKYED, encoded by the coding sequence ATGGCCTTCATAGCAACCTTACAGCAGCGCGGCGACGTGATCGTTTCGGTGAGCGTCGTGTCGATCCTGGGCGTGATGATCCTTCCGGTCCCGGCCTTTGTTCTCGACATCCTGCTCTCCTTCTCGATCTCGCTCGCGGTCGTGATCCTCGTCTCGGCCGTGACCATCAAAAGGCCCCTGGACCTGTCCGCGTTCCCGTCGATCCTGCTGATGACCACGCTCTACCGGCTGTCGCTCAACATCGCCTCGACGCGGCTCGTCCTGCTCAAGGGGAACGAAGGGGTCGACGCGGCGGGCCAGGTGATCAAGTCCTTCGGGAACTTCGTGGTGGGCGGAAATTTCGCCGTGGGGTTCATCGTCTTCATCATTCTCGTCATCATCAATTTCGTCGTCATCACCAAGGGTTCCGGCAGGATCGCCGAGGTCGCCGCGCGCTTCGCACTGGACGCCATGCCGGGAAAACAGATGGCCGTCGACGCGGACCTGAACGCCGGCCTCATCGACGAGGCCACGGCGCGGAAGCGGCGGCAGCTGGTCGCGCAGGAGGCTGACTTCTACGGCGCCATGGACGGCGCCAGCAAGTTCGTGCGCGGAGACGCCATTGCCGGCGTGCTGATCACGTTCATCAACATCATCGGCGGGTTCACCATCGGGACGCTCCAGAAGGGCATGCCGATGGCGGAGGCTGCGAAGACCTACACCATCCTGACCATCGGCGACGGCCTCGTGGCCCAGATCCCGGCGCTGCTGGTGTCCACCGCGGCCGGCATAGTCGTCAGCCGGGCGGGGACCGAATCCGATATCGGAAAGGACATCACGCGGCAGCTCTTCATCAATCCCAAGGTGATGCTCACGGCAGGCGGCATCATGGCCTTCCTGGGCATGGTACCCGGGCTGCCGCACGTCCCCTTCTTCCTGCTCTCGGCGGCCTCGGGCGGGCTCGCCTATGCCCTGGCCCAGACCGCGGCGGAGGAAAAGAAGGAGGAGCTCCAGAAGGCCGAGGCGGCTCCTCCCCAGGAGCCGGCAATCGAGACCTTCATCGAGCTCGAACCGCTCACCTTCGAGATCGGCTACGGGCTCATCCCGCTCGTGGACGCCGGCAGGCCGGAGCTGCTGAACAAGATCAAGGCCATGCGCCGTCAGCTCGCGTCGGACCTCGGCTTCGTCGTGCCGTCGATCCACATCAAGGACAACCTGCAGCTCCGTCCCCACGAGTACACGCTCATGATCCGGGGCATCGAGGTAGCCCGCAGCGAAGTCATGATCGGCCATCACCTTGCCGTCCCGTCGGGCGGCGCGCAGCGCATCGAGGGCGTCCCGACCAAGGAGCCGGCCTTCGGCATGCCCGCCTTCTGGATCCAGGAGCGCGATGTGGAGCAGGCGCAGACCCGGGGCTACATGGTGGTCAACACCGCGACGGCCATCGTGACCCACCTGACCGAGGTCATCAAGTCCCATGCCTGGGAGCTGCTCACCCGGAACGAGGTCCAGAGCCTGCTCGACAGCGTCTCCAAGAACTACCCCAAGCTTGTCGACGAGCTCATCCCGTCGAACCTCACCCTCGGCGGACTTCAGCGCGTGCTCCAGAACCTTCTCAAGGAGCGCGTGCCGATCAACGATCTGATCACCATCCTCGAGACCCTCCTCGACTACGCCGCGTCCACGAAGGACGCCGAGGTGCTCACCGAGTTCGTGCGCCAGTCGCTCGCCCGGTACATCACGAAGCAGTACACCCTCTCCGACGGCGGCGTGCACGTGCTCACGCTGGACCCGCGGTTCGAACGGGCCCTGATCCAGGCCATGGAGGCCGGCGGCGCGATCAACCCGGACGTCGTCACCAAGCTGATGCGGACCATCGAGACCGCCATGGCGGGCGACCGGATGCGCGGGATGCAGCCCATCATTCTCTGTTCGACCCAGGCCCGCCGGTTCCTGCGGAAGATCGTGGAGCGGTTCCTGCCGGCCATCGTGGTCCTGTCCAACGCGGAACTCGCCCCCACGGCGCGACTCTATACGACGGGAGTGCTGAAATATGAAGATTAA
- a CDS encoding flagellar biosynthetic protein FliO: MTDLYFQMGIALAIVVGLIALLGVAMKKKQDKDGLMKMLGYQSLGPKKGIAAVRIGREVLLVGVTATDLKLLKSLDESQEEQGEPRPAQAAAEKATVADISAKLKRLKAMKDMLYAVK; encoded by the coding sequence ATGACGGACCTCTATTTTCAGATGGGAATCGCCCTTGCCATCGTGGTCGGACTGATCGCCCTGCTGGGCGTGGCGATGAAAAAGAAACAGGATAAGGATGGCCTGATGAAGATGCTGGGATACCAGTCCCTGGGGCCGAAGAAGGGGATCGCCGCGGTCCGGATCGGCAGGGAAGTGCTGCTCGTCGGCGTGACGGCAACGGACCTCAAGCTCCTCAAGTCCCTTGATGAGTCGCAGGAGGAGCAGGGGGAGCCGCGGCCCGCGCAGGCCGCCGCGGAAAAGGCGACGGTCGCGGACATCAGCGCGAAGCTCAAGCGGCTGAAAGCGATGAAGGACATGCTCTATGCAGTTAAATGA
- a CDS encoding flagellar basal body-associated FliL family protein: MAEEKEDVQPDDEKETRAQKSNKSLFLVIGILVIALAGGVAAYVLLFSGKGHQEAKKEEKKEVKSVLIALDAFVLNLAEQGRFLKVTMQFEIADPSNQQLMAEKTPQLRDAIITLVSSKSAESLSSPEGKFQLKDELLLRANQSMGKDIFKNLYFTEFVMQ; encoded by the coding sequence ATGGCCGAAGAAAAAGAAGATGTGCAGCCTGATGATGAAAAGGAAACTCGAGCACAGAAAAGCAACAAAAGCCTGTTCCTCGTCATCGGCATCCTGGTGATCGCGCTCGCCGGCGGCGTCGCAGCGTATGTGCTGCTCTTCAGCGGCAAGGGTCATCAGGAAGCGAAAAAGGAGGAGAAAAAAGAGGTAAAGAGCGTGCTCATCGCGCTGGACGCCTTTGTTCTCAATCTTGCCGAACAGGGGCGGTTCCTCAAGGTGACAATGCAGTTCGAGATCGCCGATCCGTCCAACCAGCAGCTCATGGCGGAAAAGACCCCCCAGCTCCGCGACGCGATCATCACGCTGGTGAGCAGCAAGTCGGCCGAATCCCTGTCGAGCCCGGAAGGAAAATTCCAGCTGAAGGACGAGCTCCTGCTCCGGGCGAACCAGTCCATGGGGAAAGACATCTTCAAGAACCTCTACTTTACGGAGTTTGTAATGCAATGA